The following are encoded together in the Microterricola viridarii genome:
- a CDS encoding putative protein N(5)-glutamine methyltransferase: MHTLAELVRALRAGGSVFAEDEAALLSEAAAGDAGRLATLLKQRLSGQPLESLLGWAEFAGLRILIDPGVFVPRRRTEFLAELAIAACRPGSTVLDLCCGSGAISAAILHARPQVRLYASDLMPASLRCAARNIGGRAKLFQGDLFAALPQALRGHIDVLAVNAPYVPSDAIALMPPEARLHEPHSALDGGPDGLNFHRRVARDAAGWLRPRARIVIETSAEQAPTSAAIFETAGFRTRVASDDSRGATVILASREDQATS, encoded by the coding sequence GTGCACACGCTTGCCGAACTCGTCCGCGCGCTGCGCGCGGGTGGTTCCGTCTTCGCCGAGGATGAGGCTGCGCTGCTGTCGGAGGCGGCGGCGGGCGACGCCGGCCGGTTGGCGACACTGCTCAAGCAACGGCTCTCCGGGCAGCCGCTGGAATCGCTGCTCGGCTGGGCCGAGTTCGCCGGCCTCCGCATCCTCATTGACCCCGGTGTCTTCGTTCCCCGACGGCGCACCGAGTTTCTGGCGGAGCTCGCGATCGCCGCATGCCGGCCTGGCTCCACCGTGCTGGATCTCTGCTGCGGATCCGGAGCCATCAGCGCCGCCATACTGCACGCGCGCCCCCAGGTGCGCCTTTACGCCAGTGACCTGATGCCGGCGAGCCTGCGCTGCGCTGCGCGCAACATCGGCGGCCGGGCGAAGCTGTTTCAAGGAGACCTGTTCGCGGCACTCCCGCAGGCACTGCGCGGCCACATCGACGTTCTCGCCGTGAACGCGCCCTACGTGCCGAGCGATGCCATCGCGCTCATGCCGCCCGAGGCGCGGCTGCACGAGCCGCACAGCGCTCTCGACGGCGGGCCGGACGGCCTCAACTTCCACCGCCGGGTTGCGCGGGATGCCGCGGGTTGGCTGCGTCCGCGGGCGAGAATAGTCATCGAGACGAGCGCGGAACAGGCGCCCACCTCTGCAGCGATCTTCGAGACCGCGGGTTTTCGCACGCGCGTTGCGAGCGACGACAGTCGCGGAGCGACCGTCATCCTCGCTTCCCGCGAAGACCAAGCCACGTCATGA
- a CDS encoding class II glutamine amidotransferase, which translates to MCRWLAYTGEALQASTVILDAQHSLVAQSLDSPLGAETVNGDGFGFGWYPENADAGAEPTFFRSIEPAWNDQNLRELTRSVRSPLFFSHVRAAAGPPIQQTNCHPFRHGNWLFMHNGFLAEFARVKRDLTFAVDPSLYPTIQGTTDSEVLFHLALTFGLTEDPIGAMGSAIRLVESVGREHGIAFPMQGTVAVSDGVTVWAFRYSSQRRTRTLFHSVDVDILRQMYPDAERLTLFGAHAHLIVSEPLNDLPGVFAEVPESTVVIVDAAGYRHQPFLTESA; encoded by the coding sequence ATGTGTCGATGGCTGGCATACACCGGTGAAGCGCTGCAGGCGTCCACCGTGATACTGGATGCCCAACATTCGCTGGTGGCACAGTCTCTGGACTCACCGCTCGGCGCCGAGACCGTGAACGGCGACGGATTCGGTTTCGGTTGGTATCCAGAGAATGCTGACGCGGGTGCCGAACCGACGTTCTTTCGCAGCATTGAACCGGCATGGAACGACCAGAATCTGCGCGAGTTGACGCGGAGTGTTCGAAGCCCCTTGTTCTTCAGCCATGTTCGGGCTGCGGCCGGGCCGCCCATCCAGCAGACCAATTGTCACCCGTTCCGGCATGGGAACTGGCTGTTCATGCACAACGGCTTCCTCGCAGAATTCGCCAGAGTCAAACGCGACCTGACCTTCGCCGTTGACCCGTCGCTGTACCCGACCATTCAGGGCACCACAGACTCCGAGGTGTTGTTCCACCTCGCGCTCACCTTCGGCCTCACCGAGGACCCCATCGGAGCGATGGGGTCAGCGATCCGTCTGGTGGAGTCTGTCGGGCGCGAGCACGGCATCGCGTTCCCGATGCAGGGCACGGTGGCCGTCTCCGACGGCGTGACGGTGTGGGCGTTTCGCTACTCCTCGCAGCGGCGCACTCGAACGCTCTTCCACTCGGTCGACGTCGACATTCTGCGCCAGATGTACCCCGACGCCGAACGGCTGACGCTGTTCGGGGCACACGCCCATCTCATCGTCTCCGAACCGCTCAATGACCTTCCCGGAGTTTTTGCCGAGGTACCCGAATCGACCGTGGTCATCGTGGATGCCGCCGGGTATCGCCATCAGCCGTTCCTCACAGAGAGCGCCTGA
- a CDS encoding ScyD/ScyE family protein, translating to MKIKLIIAASGVLALASLAVAGPASAGGRHNEPPPQAGTPVTLADGLLTPLSMAVDRDGSVYVSQNFTGTLNKVTKKGETSVVASAPGDEIGAVSVRKNTVYFAQAAQDHSRSNMMALGKRGTPTPLADIAAYESEVNPDQINTYGFIDLPQSCADQFDPTAPPFLPATYTGAIDTHAYASIALDDAIYVADAGANAILRIDYDGTISTTAVLPPAAPVTASAEIVAQFGFPACAAGYQYAFEPVPTGIALGPDGWLYVSSLPGGPEDASLGARGSVLKIDPDDGEIRTVATGFVGSTGVAVSPKTGAVYVTELFGGPNGTGQVSVVPRGADKASVLLAISTPAAIALAKGKLYLTTDAFVLGESGPEAVGKVTQVPLRGSGQGDDSHDDGGHGDHGGNGNWSGHGQNGHSGGRR from the coding sequence ATGAAGATCAAACTCATCATCGCTGCATCCGGCGTCCTTGCGCTCGCGTCGCTGGCTGTCGCCGGCCCGGCCTCGGCCGGCGGGCGCCACAACGAACCACCGCCGCAAGCAGGAACGCCAGTCACCCTTGCAGACGGGCTGCTCACACCGCTCAGCATGGCGGTGGACCGGGACGGCAGCGTCTACGTCAGTCAAAACTTCACGGGCACCTTGAACAAGGTGACGAAGAAGGGGGAGACGAGCGTTGTGGCGAGCGCGCCAGGGGACGAGATCGGTGCGGTCTCAGTGCGTAAGAACACGGTGTACTTCGCGCAGGCAGCGCAAGACCACTCTCGGTCCAACATGATGGCGTTGGGCAAACGCGGCACGCCGACCCCGTTGGCCGACATCGCGGCCTATGAGAGCGAGGTCAACCCCGACCAGATCAACACGTATGGCTTCATCGACCTGCCGCAATCCTGTGCCGATCAGTTCGATCCCACGGCGCCACCGTTCCTCCCCGCGACCTACACGGGAGCCATCGACACGCACGCCTACGCGTCCATCGCGCTCGACGACGCGATCTACGTTGCGGATGCCGGTGCCAACGCGATCCTGCGCATCGACTACGACGGCACAATCTCGACGACGGCGGTGCTGCCGCCGGCGGCACCGGTCACTGCCAGCGCGGAGATCGTGGCACAGTTCGGCTTCCCCGCCTGCGCGGCCGGCTATCAGTACGCCTTTGAGCCGGTGCCGACGGGAATCGCGCTGGGACCGGATGGGTGGTTGTATGTGTCCAGCCTGCCCGGTGGGCCGGAGGACGCGAGCCTCGGCGCCCGCGGATCGGTGCTGAAGATCGATCCCGATGACGGCGAGATTCGCACGGTCGCCACCGGATTCGTCGGGAGCACCGGCGTCGCGGTGTCACCGAAGACGGGCGCGGTGTACGTGACGGAGCTGTTCGGCGGTCCGAACGGCACCGGCCAGGTCTCGGTGGTCCCGCGCGGCGCAGACAAGGCAAGCGTGCTGCTGGCCATCTCGACGCCGGCTGCGATTGCCCTGGCCAAGGGCAAGCTGTATCTCACGACAGACGCGTTCGTGCTCGGAGAGAGCGGCCCCGAAGCCGTCGGCAAGGTCACCCAGGTTCCGTTGCGCGGCAGCGGTCAGGGCGATGACTCGCACGATGACGGCGGCCATGGTGATCACGGCGGCAACGGCAACTGGAGCGGGCACGGCCAAAACGGCCACTCCGGCGGCCGTCGTTAG
- a CDS encoding NAD(P)-dependent alcohol dehydrogenase, with translation MKALQYRTAGSAPEVVEIPVPQVGPGQILIKVTAAGVCHSDEFVMNMPAEQVAPMLPLTLGHEGAGIVHELGEGVTEFQLGDAVAVYGPWGCGRCQNCAAGKENYCSNAAADGIRPPGLGAPGAMAEYMLVDNARHLVPLEGLDPVANVSLTDAGLTPYHAIKNSLPKLGAGTTAVVIGTGGLGHVGIQILRALSGATVIALDVTEGKLELAREVGAHHAILSDSGAVAAIKELTGGRGANAVFDFVGIQPTVNIAAAAVAAEGDVTIVGIGGGMLPVGFGSIAYDAAVRTPYWGSRSELIEVLEMARRGQITVEVETFALKEAPTVYERLHAGDIRGRAVLLPNG, from the coding sequence ATGAAGGCACTTCAGTACCGCACCGCTGGTTCGGCCCCCGAGGTCGTTGAGATTCCCGTTCCCCAGGTCGGCCCCGGGCAGATCCTCATCAAGGTCACCGCGGCAGGCGTCTGCCACTCCGACGAGTTCGTCATGAACATGCCGGCCGAGCAGGTCGCCCCGATGCTTCCACTCACGCTGGGCCACGAGGGCGCTGGCATCGTGCACGAGCTCGGCGAGGGCGTCACCGAGTTCCAGCTTGGCGACGCTGTGGCCGTGTACGGGCCGTGGGGCTGCGGCCGCTGCCAGAACTGCGCGGCCGGCAAGGAGAACTACTGCAGCAACGCGGCGGCCGATGGCATCCGCCCTCCCGGTCTCGGCGCTCCGGGCGCGATGGCCGAGTACATGTTGGTCGACAACGCCCGCCACCTGGTGCCGCTCGAAGGCCTCGACCCTGTCGCCAACGTGTCGCTGACGGATGCCGGGCTCACCCCGTACCACGCCATCAAGAACTCGCTGCCGAAGCTCGGCGCAGGCACCACCGCTGTGGTCATCGGCACCGGAGGTCTCGGCCACGTCGGCATCCAGATCCTGCGGGCACTCTCTGGCGCGACCGTCATCGCCCTCGACGTCACCGAGGGCAAGCTCGAACTCGCCCGCGAGGTCGGCGCACACCACGCCATCCTGAGCGACTCGGGCGCCGTCGCCGCCATCAAGGAGCTCACCGGTGGACGCGGCGCGAACGCCGTCTTCGACTTCGTCGGCATCCAGCCCACCGTGAACATCGCTGCCGCGGCCGTGGCCGCCGAGGGCGATGTCACCATCGTCGGCATCGGCGGCGGCATGCTGCCCGTCGGTTTCGGCTCCATCGCCTACGACGCCGCCGTGCGCACGCCATACTGGGGCAGCCGCAGCGAGCTGATCGAGGTGCTGGAGATGGCCCGGCGCGGCCAGATCACGGTCGAGGTGGAGACGTTCGCGTTGAAGGAGGCGCCGACCGTGTACGAGCGCCTGCACGCCGGAGACATCCGCGGTCGCGCGGTGCTGCTGCCGAACGGCTAG
- a CDS encoding DMT family transporter, which yields MGALLALVAAVAYGVSDFVAGVASRRASAVGVTAVTLFIELLANLLALAFFHGSGPVLEPLLWGALSGVGSAVGTLALYHGFAVGRISVVATLSGVLTVVIPAITGLLLGNQLSPLALVGIIVAIPAIGLVSWNSGTREDGRKSGALFGVIAGVSFSLLFIALERAGTGSGAWPLVCGQAVACALIAPVVIRGLRAGSRPRGSALLLSVIVGLTGAAAGLAYLLATGFGQLAVVAVLTSMYPAVTVLLARVLLHETWSRLQALGLITSAIAVVMVGTSGSP from the coding sequence GTGGGCGCTCTGCTGGCTCTTGTCGCCGCGGTCGCATACGGGGTGTCGGACTTCGTTGCGGGCGTCGCCAGTCGTCGCGCGTCGGCGGTGGGGGTGACCGCTGTGACGCTCTTCATTGAGCTCCTGGCCAATCTGCTGGCCCTTGCCTTCTTCCACGGGAGCGGGCCAGTCCTGGAGCCGCTGCTCTGGGGTGCGCTCAGCGGGGTGGGAAGCGCCGTCGGAACCTTGGCGCTCTACCACGGCTTCGCCGTCGGTCGGATCAGCGTCGTCGCCACGCTCTCGGGCGTGCTGACCGTGGTCATTCCCGCGATCACGGGGCTCCTGCTCGGCAATCAGCTCTCCCCGCTCGCCCTGGTGGGGATCATCGTTGCGATACCCGCCATCGGCCTGGTGTCGTGGAACAGCGGAACGCGAGAAGACGGTCGGAAGAGCGGTGCGCTGTTCGGGGTGATCGCGGGAGTGTCTTTCTCCCTGCTCTTCATCGCGCTGGAACGGGCGGGTACCGGTTCGGGGGCGTGGCCTCTCGTCTGCGGGCAGGCCGTCGCCTGCGCACTGATCGCGCCAGTGGTCATCCGCGGTCTGCGTGCAGGCAGCCGGCCGCGGGGTTCCGCCTTGCTGCTCTCCGTCATCGTCGGGCTCACCGGTGCCGCCGCCGGGTTGGCCTACCTGCTGGCGACGGGGTTCGGGCAACTCGCTGTCGTGGCTGTGCTCACCTCGATGTATCCGGCGGTCACCGTTCTGCTCGCGCGTGTGCTCCTGCACGAGACCTGGTCCCGCCTCCAAGCCCTCGGACTCATCACGTCGGCCATCGCGGTCGTCATGGTCGGCACGAGCGGATCCCCATGA
- a CDS encoding Lrp/AsnC family transcriptional regulator — MTVDRIDRAIIAELSVDARLSVRTIAERVHISRTAAHARVQRLIADGVLTSFAAQVDRKALGLNVTALVIVKIGNVPWPTMAAALAALPFVERVQSVSGDVDFVLTVSAQDNEQLSAVILSQIHSMPGVVSTRSHLVLDERVGTTPGSAPDVWPV; from the coding sequence ATGACTGTCGACAGGATTGACCGCGCCATCATCGCCGAGTTGAGCGTCGACGCACGGCTCTCCGTCCGAACAATTGCCGAACGCGTCCATATCTCGCGCACGGCCGCACACGCTCGCGTGCAGCGCCTCATAGCCGATGGCGTGCTGACGAGCTTTGCCGCCCAGGTCGACCGCAAGGCCCTCGGCCTGAACGTGACGGCGCTCGTCATTGTGAAGATCGGCAACGTCCCCTGGCCGACGATGGCTGCGGCGCTCGCCGCGCTGCCTTTCGTGGAGCGCGTGCAGTCGGTCAGCGGTGATGTGGATTTCGTGCTGACCGTCAGCGCACAAGACAACGAACAGCTCAGTGCCGTCATCCTGTCGCAGATTCACTCCATGCCGGGCGTTGTCTCGACGCGTTCGCACCTGGTCCTCGACGAACGAGTGGGAACGACGCCCGGTTCGGCGCCGGACGTTTGGCCCGTCTAG
- the pdhA gene encoding pyruvate dehydrogenase (acetyl-transferring) E1 component subunit alpha yields MSNDVLVPAPPTLPTHKPIRLIDETGRAVTGTQTAGFRMPDTDTLLSLYRRMVLARRFEAQVTALTRQGRLATYPSALGQEACEIASVAALAQQDWLFPTYRDTIALLTRGVSPVEILSFFRGDWHTGFDPHAHRISPQSTPLATQALHAVGLATAAKLKQDDTVALTFLGDGSTSEGDAHEAFNFASVWQAPVVFVIQNNQYAISVPYSKQSRARTLADRAIGYGMPGYYVDGNDVAAMYAVVTAAVERARAGHGPTLIEGLTYRMEAHTNSDDPTRYRETSETAGWLDHDPIDRVEKHLDRAGALTTAVRASIAAEAEALATATRDAMNETPVLDPLEVFDHVYSAARPALLEQRAFLANELAHTDTREAGAA; encoded by the coding sequence ATGAGCAATGACGTTCTGGTGCCTGCGCCACCCACGCTTCCGACGCACAAACCGATCCGCCTGATCGACGAAACGGGTCGCGCGGTGACGGGCACCCAGACCGCCGGGTTCCGGATGCCGGACACAGACACCCTCCTCTCGCTGTACCGTCGCATGGTGCTGGCCCGGCGCTTCGAGGCCCAGGTCACCGCGCTGACCCGACAAGGCCGCCTCGCCACGTACCCATCGGCGCTCGGCCAGGAGGCCTGCGAGATCGCCTCCGTCGCGGCGCTCGCGCAGCAGGACTGGCTCTTTCCGACCTACCGCGACACCATCGCGTTGCTGACCAGAGGTGTGAGCCCGGTCGAGATCCTCTCGTTCTTCCGCGGAGACTGGCACACGGGGTTCGACCCGCACGCGCACCGCATCTCACCGCAGTCGACCCCGCTGGCCACGCAGGCGCTGCATGCCGTCGGGCTGGCCACGGCCGCGAAACTCAAGCAGGACGACACCGTGGCTCTGACGTTTCTGGGCGACGGCTCGACCAGTGAGGGCGACGCGCACGAGGCGTTCAACTTCGCGTCGGTCTGGCAGGCGCCCGTCGTGTTCGTCATCCAGAACAACCAGTACGCGATCAGCGTGCCGTACTCGAAGCAGTCGCGGGCCAGAACGTTGGCCGACCGGGCGATCGGCTACGGCATGCCGGGATACTACGTCGACGGAAACGACGTCGCCGCCATGTACGCCGTGGTCACGGCGGCCGTCGAACGGGCGCGCGCAGGCCACGGCCCGACACTCATCGAAGGCCTGACCTACCGCATGGAGGCCCACACCAATTCCGACGACCCGACCAGGTACCGCGAGACGAGCGAGACCGCAGGGTGGCTCGACCATGACCCGATCGACCGGGTGGAGAAGCACCTCGACAGGGCGGGCGCGCTCACCACCGCGGTGCGCGCGAGCATTGCCGCCGAGGCGGAGGCGCTCGCGACCGCGACGCGTGACGCCATGAACGAAACCCCCGTGCTCGATCCGCTCGAGGTCTTCGACCACGTGTACTCCGCCGCACGACCAGCCTTGCTCGAGCAGCGCGCGTTTCTCGCGAACGAGCTCGCGCACACCGACACCCGAGAGGCAGGAGCCGCATGA
- a CDS encoding alpha-ketoacid dehydrogenase subunit beta has product MTLLDEIRTGDARTAGISTSHASAERAAPAILSPAPAVSIAGALNAALRDALAADSNVVVFGEDVGPLGGVFRITDALHAEFGEDRVWDSPLAESGIVGTAIGMAMYGLRPVIEMQFDAFSYPAFEQITSHLAKMRNRTKGRVTLPIVIRIPYAGGIGGVEHHSDSSEAYWTHTPGLTVVSPSNPADAYSMLREAIESDDPVIFLEPKSRYWAKDAVELPVHTAPMTRAVVLRAGTDVTLLAYGPTVKTALHAAELGAEEGLSVEVVDLRSLSPFDDETVGASVRKTSRAAVIHEAAQFGGYGAEVAARVTERQFFHLAAPVLRITGFDIPFPSPKLEEHYLPTAERVLAALDTWEW; this is encoded by the coding sequence ATGACACTCCTCGATGAGATCAGAACCGGCGACGCCAGAACCGCAGGCATCAGCACGAGCCACGCCAGCGCTGAACGTGCCGCCCCGGCCATCCTTTCTCCCGCGCCCGCCGTCAGCATCGCGGGCGCCCTCAACGCTGCGCTGCGCGACGCCCTCGCCGCAGATTCGAACGTGGTGGTCTTCGGAGAAGACGTGGGCCCGCTCGGCGGCGTCTTCAGAATCACGGATGCCCTGCATGCCGAGTTTGGGGAGGACCGCGTGTGGGACTCGCCCCTAGCCGAGTCCGGGATCGTCGGCACCGCGATCGGCATGGCGATGTACGGGCTGCGCCCGGTCATCGAGATGCAGTTCGACGCGTTCAGCTACCCGGCGTTCGAGCAGATCACCTCGCACCTGGCGAAGATGCGCAACCGCACCAAGGGGCGCGTGACGCTGCCGATCGTCATCCGCATCCCGTATGCCGGCGGAATCGGTGGCGTCGAGCACCACTCCGACTCCTCGGAGGCGTACTGGACGCACACGCCCGGGCTGACCGTCGTCAGCCCATCGAACCCGGCCGACGCCTACTCGATGTTGCGCGAGGCCATTGAGAGCGACGACCCGGTGATCTTTCTCGAGCCGAAGAGTCGCTACTGGGCCAAAGACGCCGTGGAGCTGCCCGTGCACACCGCGCCGATGACCCGAGCGGTCGTGTTGCGCGCAGGCACCGACGTGACGCTGCTCGCCTACGGCCCGACGGTGAAGACCGCCCTGCACGCCGCCGAGCTCGGCGCCGAGGAGGGCCTCTCGGTCGAAGTGGTCGATCTGCGCTCACTCTCGCCCTTCGATGACGAGACCGTGGGTGCGTCCGTGCGCAAGACCTCGCGAGCCGCGGTCATCCATGAGGCCGCCCAGTTCGGCGGCTACGGGGCCGAGGTCGCCGCTCGCGTCACCGAACGCCAGTTCTTCCACCTCGCGGCGCCCGTGCTGCGCATCACCGGCTTCGACATCCCGTTCCCCTCGCCGAAGCTCGAGGAGCACTACCTGCCAACCGCCGAGCGTGTGCTCGCCGCCCTCGACACCTGGGAGTGGTGA
- a CDS encoding dihydrolipoamide acetyltransferase family protein, with the protein MPTTVAAGARASDFLLPDLGEGLTEAEIVTWLVSPGDIIAIDQVVVEVESAKSVVELPSPYGGRVQTLHGAAGDIVQKGAPLITVVPESVPPVAPAPADVVPGTALRGTVEPEATSSGAVLVGYGTKESTVRLQRPAGGRFGRGGGNAISADSTSGLGLLDPVRNSPVVSPIARKLAKDNGFDASHLLGTGLASLVVRSDVESAIAARTAGPAGMAPSSVLDDDLRIPVTGLRKLVATRLSESRRIIPEVTIWLDVDATELFNAKDRLQRSTGERFSITALIARFVVAGLLQYPILNASVSEDGAEIIQHRRINLGLAAQTPRGLMVPVVHDAHAMSTRELRDAIAAVVATSERGDFRPAALAGGTFTLNNYGGFGVDGSTPIINHPEVGMLGIGRVIERPWVVDHQLAVRSVMQLSFVFDHRVCDGDVASGFLTFVARCVEEPLLLLGNV; encoded by the coding sequence GTGCCTACCACCGTTGCCGCCGGCGCGCGCGCTTCCGATTTCCTGCTGCCCGACTTGGGAGAAGGCCTGACCGAGGCCGAGATCGTGACCTGGCTGGTCTCCCCCGGCGACATCATCGCAATCGACCAGGTCGTCGTCGAGGTGGAGTCCGCCAAGTCGGTCGTCGAGTTGCCGTCGCCGTACGGCGGGCGCGTGCAGACGCTGCACGGTGCGGCCGGCGATATCGTGCAGAAGGGTGCGCCGCTCATCACGGTCGTGCCCGAGAGTGTGCCCCCGGTCGCTCCGGCGCCCGCGGACGTGGTGCCGGGCACCGCCCTCCGCGGCACTGTCGAGCCCGAGGCGACCAGTTCTGGTGCCGTGCTCGTGGGATACGGAACGAAAGAGTCGACGGTGCGGTTGCAACGCCCTGCGGGCGGCCGGTTCGGGCGTGGCGGCGGGAACGCAATCTCGGCGGATTCAACCTCGGGCCTTGGTCTGCTCGATCCTGTGCGCAACTCCCCCGTCGTCTCACCGATCGCCCGCAAGCTGGCCAAGGACAACGGCTTCGACGCCAGCCACCTGCTCGGCACCGGACTCGCCTCCCTCGTCGTGCGTTCTGATGTGGAGTCCGCCATTGCGGCGCGCACGGCCGGCCCGGCCGGCATGGCCCCGTCATCCGTGCTCGACGACGACCTGCGCATTCCGGTGACCGGGCTGCGCAAGCTGGTGGCCACGCGGCTCAGCGAATCGCGGCGCATCATCCCCGAAGTCACGATCTGGCTCGACGTCGACGCCACCGAGCTGTTCAACGCGAAGGATCGGCTGCAGCGATCGACCGGTGAGCGGTTCAGCATCACCGCACTGATCGCCCGTTTCGTGGTGGCGGGGCTCCTGCAGTACCCCATTCTCAACGCGTCGGTAAGCGAAGACGGCGCGGAGATCATCCAGCACCGGCGCATCAACCTCGGGCTCGCCGCACAGACACCGCGCGGGCTCATGGTGCCCGTGGTGCACGATGCGCACGCCATGAGCACGCGTGAATTGCGCGATGCCATCGCCGCTGTGGTGGCCACGAGTGAGAGGGGCGACTTCCGCCCCGCGGCGCTCGCCGGGGGCACATTCACCCTCAACAACTACGGCGGGTTCGGCGTCGACGGGTCGACGCCGATCATCAACCACCCCGAGGTGGGGATGCTGGGCATCGGCCGCGTGATCGAGCGTCCCTGGGTCGTCGACCACCAGCTCGCGGTGCGCTCCGTCATGCAGCTCTCCTTCGTCTTCGACCACCGGGTCTGTGACGGCGATGTGGCCTCCGGTTTCCTCACCTTTGTGGCACGTTGCGTCGAGGAGCCGCTGCTCCTCCTGGGCAACGTCTGA
- a CDS encoding DUF1801 domain-containing protein yields the protein MTNREIGKNEGAQPSARPATGVDGTWTLPEAMTGRASPAKAAVGDKPVFAYIASLPQPQRGIAEAVDALASQTLPELRRSVKWGMSYYGVGDGWCFCCGGFAGHVKLMFVNGAALEPVPPVTPVGMGKSTRGVELESVDDIDERQIAAWMRQVTSVPGVGGKKS from the coding sequence ATGACGAACAGGGAAATCGGCAAGAACGAGGGTGCGCAGCCGTCGGCCCGCCCTGCCACTGGCGTCGACGGAACCTGGACGCTGCCGGAGGCCATGACCGGCAGGGCCAGCCCCGCGAAAGCGGCGGTCGGCGACAAACCGGTCTTCGCCTACATCGCCAGCCTGCCGCAGCCGCAGCGCGGCATCGCCGAAGCGGTCGATGCGCTGGCATCCCAGACCTTGCCCGAGCTCCGGCGCTCCGTCAAGTGGGGTATGTCGTACTACGGCGTCGGCGACGGATGGTGTTTTTGTTGCGGTGGCTTCGCTGGCCACGTCAAGCTCATGTTCGTGAATGGAGCGGCGCTGGAGCCGGTGCCACCGGTGACACCGGTGGGCATGGGCAAGTCGACACGGGGAGTGGAGCTTGAGTCGGTGGACGACATCGACGAGCGCCAGATCGCGGCGTGGATGCGGCAGGTCACCTCTGTGCCGGGTGTCGGCGGCAAGAAGAGTTGA
- a CDS encoding MmcQ/YjbR family DNA-binding protein, which produces MEPASVPERAATRAEELPGAELTHPFGEGWEVWKVRDKVFMLHTVLAGEGIVILKATPDDGRALREAHPDITPGYHMNKKHWITIHPGGNIDPQLVDELVTESYLLVVETLPKRLRPVDPATYGRHP; this is translated from the coding sequence ATGGAACCCGCATCAGTGCCTGAGAGGGCTGCCACTCGTGCCGAGGAGCTCCCCGGCGCCGAACTGACGCACCCGTTCGGCGAAGGCTGGGAAGTCTGGAAGGTCCGCGACAAAGTTTTCATGCTGCACACCGTGCTCGCCGGAGAGGGGATCGTGATCCTGAAAGCAACGCCCGACGACGGGCGGGCGCTTCGCGAGGCCCACCCGGACATCACGCCGGGCTACCACATGAACAAGAAGCACTGGATCACGATCCACCCCGGCGGGAACATCGACCCCCAACTCGTGGATGAACTGGTCACCGAGTCGTACCTCCTGGTAGTCGAAACCCTCCCGAAGCGGCTCCGCCCGGTCGACCCCGCCACCTACGGCCGGCACCCATGA